The genomic interval acggtataatctatctccattcgaaatttcagccaaatctgtatatagtttttgcgtgaaagagtaataaccacatacacacatacaaactttcacctatataatattagtgtgatactgcTAAGTAGCCGGCAGGTAAATGTAACAACAACGAATGTCCAACTCATTGTTAGACTGATAAATATTCAAAGGTTTGAACTCTATCGGTACTTACTACTAATAAAATTACTCACTGCTCATTATGCTGGATAGTCGGCTGGTAAACGGAGCAGCAACACTAGCGTCGCCCAATCTCACAATCTGCGGTTGATCCTCCTCTTCTAGCTCCTGCATGGCTTTTCGCATGGCTTCAGCTCTCGCCTCCGCACGCGCGTTCAACGCGGGCGGCAGTCGACGCGGCGGTACGGGCTCTGGACGACGTTCTTCGCGTTTCTCTTTTGGACGTTCCGGTGCATTTGCTAAGATTGCTACACCAacctaaaaatttatatttattaaagtttttcgACAATAGTTGGAGAAGTAACAATCAACGCGAGAATACGGCGTCATTTTACTAATTTTGtcatctttaaaacaagaaaagCAGCTTTTTAGTTAGCGGTAAAACGTTTGAGAGCTTAAAGTTTTCAATGCATTTGTGTTTTTGCATATGTACAAACTTAACCATTTATGGACATGATATTCGAAAAGCGAAATATCATAACATCTGATGAAAAATGCAACACAACAAAACAAAAGTACCAAAATACGCTttcatattatagtaaaattactTAGATACATCCTGTTCAGAATACTTACATCTGCATGTTTAAGAGCACCAACGTCGTTTGTACCATCACCGCACATGAGCGTCACATAGCCAAGGGATTTCAGTGTAACTATAACAAACTCTTTTTGTTTTGGGGCGAATCTAGCGAAAACTTTAATGTATGGAATGATTCCCAACAAAAACTTGTGGTGGTATTGATTTAAAAATGTAAGACCTTCTCCAGTTATACACAATTCGTATTTTGAAGTGAATTCTTTGGGCGTTTTAAAAGGCTGCACTGGAAGTTCTACCTTTTCATTAATAGATTTCCATTTCCAACCATCATTGTTTTCACTTAAAATCAGCACATCACTTTTTTGTGTAAACTTCAGTTCTTTTGCAACATGACAAGCAGTTAGAGGATTGTCGCCAGTAATCATCACTACGGAATGTGAGGCGTGAATGATTTCAGATATCGCTTTCTTTGAATCACTCTTCAATGGACACGATATTATCACGAAACCAACAAAAGTCAAATCCGACTCGACATCTTCTCTAGACAGATCTCTGATTTCCTGAGATGATAATTTTCCTAAATTTCTATATCCTAAAGCTAGTACTCTTGCACCTCTTCTCGACAAAGTTAAATGTACATGATCATAGTGGCTAGGAACTTCTTTCAACATAGATTTCACAGTTTCTGGTGCTCCTTTTACACTACTTATGTAATGTGTTTCTATGAATCCTCTTTCATTGACCTGATATCCGGCAACGACAGACATTCTCTTAAGAGCACTTGAAAAATGATTTCTATGAACAATTTTTAAACCAGGCGACTTTCCTTTCTTTGGCACAACAGCATCTCCTTTGGTAAGATTCCATTCAGCCGCTTTCAAAGTTGCTTTCTCTAATGGATCGCCTACAATTCCATCGTCAAGTTGGACTAACGATTGACAAGAGGCCAACACTTGTACAGTCTCCATTGGGGCGTTGGACAGTGGTATGACTGTAGCATCTTTGTGTTCTCCTATGCCCGCTACGCCTTCTACTACTAAATTATCACTTGTCAATGTACCAGTTTTGTCAAAACAACAAATTTCGACCTTGCCTGCAAAAGGTATCCTAAATGGTTCCGTACAAAATACAGCTAGCTTAGATAAGGATAACAATGATGTATTAACAGCCAAAGATAATTCAATAGGCAGTTCTGGGGGTACGACTGATGTTAATATTAAAGTACATTCCAAAAACAGTTTGTACCTGTTCCTTTGTGGATCTTCACAGCCTTTTATCCACACGTATGCAGCAGCCGCAATCGCGAATATTAACAGGAACATGATAAAACCAAATGTCTCAAGATTGTTTGCTGTCACTCTCTTGACACCAAACAAAATTGTTCTTAAAAGCTTTCCTTGCGATGTATTAAATCCATTACGAACTACATAACCTATACAACCATTGTCTGGAGCTTTAAGGCCAGAAGCTGCATTTTTACTGGGTGATGAATGTTGCACTATTTTGGTGCCTCCGAACAATGTGTGCAGTTTCCCATCTCCTTTGAGATCTAAGTTCTGTTTCAAATCTTTAGCATTTTCTATGGATTCTTTCATTTGCGGAACACTCTCACCAGTTAACATAGACTCGTCAACTATACAAGATCCTCTTAACAGAACAACATCACAGGGAACCAAGTTGTCATTGACGGAACGTGTTAAAGATACTATATCACCTGGTAGCAACTGATCACTTATAATCTGCCTCCAGCGTCTGTTTCTATAAACATTAATGTTATAAGGTTTGTTGCCCATTTTTCTTATCTCAGCCATATTTCTCAACTGTTGCTGGACGAGAGTGCATTCAAACATAATCAACATAAATAGTGTGAAGATGGAGTAGTACCAATACTTGTCCAAACACCAGAGCGCAACACAGAATACTTGGAAAACGAAGAATGGGGCTGTAGCCCTTTCTTTAAATAGTTCCATAAATTCTGGTACAACCTGCAAGCGATAATAGTCCACAGCTAATTATTCTGGTAAGTGTTCACAGTAGAAACCTTATCATCCAGCCTTGACAAAGATTCTGGTATATTAAGGAGACAGGTATTTCTAAACAtgatttttaaggttctgtacctcaaaaggaaaaagaaagtcttataggatcactttgttgtctgtctgtctgtatgtctgtccattgggtctgtcaagaaaaccaaaaGGGTACTTCTCGtaaacctagaatcatgaaatttgacaggtaggtaagtcttatagcatcagtaaaggaaaaaatctgaacactgtgaatttgtggttacattacaaaaaaaatgaaaaagtgatcaagaaaaaataatttactaattcACATAAAGATAGATGGCTCAgtccatcattaacttgcagtgttctaaaTAAAACTGTTAGGTATAAtcatcttgtatgatggtatggaATCCTTGGTGTGCGATCTGATAATTTATCACATCAATAATCAGTTTTATTccattttcatatattttatgagTCAGTTGGCAAGAGGACAACACATTATTTAAGGAAAATTTTCAATATACATTAATAATACATTAGATGTACACTTTCCGAGTGTAGACCCTAAGGTGGCTATTTTAAGTGAATGGGTGGAATAGTTCAGATTCTTTAAAATATAAGCTGATGTTTAAACTTGAAATGAAACatctaaaaaatctaaaatacattACCATTATCATTTCATTTTTGCCATATTCTTTCTCAGCAACATCAATGGATTCATCATCCACATATCCTTTGGATTCCATATACTCCTCATAGGTCTTATTATCAGGAAAGTCAACTGTATGGAACTGTTTCTTATCCCAGtcatatacatacttacttttttGAAATATAAACCACACATCTGGAGTTAAACTTTCTTTTTTTATGGACTGAAAGAGGGTTTTTTGAGcatgaataaatattataatcaacaAAACTGTTGTCAAAGCTATTCCAGTGCAAAATCCAAAAATATCAAtccaaaaatatttcagtaGCAGAGGGCTAATGTAGAagcaatgtacctacttaatttttactTCTAACTTATCATtaactgtgtttgtttgttggttttttggATTATCCTACATTAGTGTGCAACTTCCATAGggaatcaaagatttcccaaaGATCTTTAAAACCCCTAAATTAAGATGGAAAAGttgcagtttttataaaattatatttgagGAAACATTTATACTATGTAATG from Maniola jurtina chromosome 1, ilManJurt1.1, whole genome shotgun sequence carries:
- the LOC123869404 gene encoding endoplasmic reticulum transmembrane helix translocase is translated as MQSSLDDLVQYTQLFKPVATILQGTVLPFLVIYPIIFYCWIFVYGFDDNFEAGFVTVAVLATIQILICLCCYWSVHIQCFLSCTPVKDPLQAEIVKVVPTANNGFSEIVKLHHTKSIKKESLTPDVWFIFQKSKYVYDWDKKQFHTVDFPDNKTYEEYMESKGYVDDESIDVAEKEYGKNEMIMVVPEFMELFKERATAPFFVFQVFCVALWCLDKYWYYSIFTLFMLIMFECTLVQQQLRNMAEIRKMGNKPYNINVYRNRRWRQIISDQLLPGDIVSLTRSVNDNLVPCDVVLLRGSCIVDESMLTGESVPQMKESIENAKDLKQNLDLKGDGKLHTLFGGTKIVQHSSPSKNAASGLKAPDNGCIGYVVRNGFNTSQGKLLRTILFGVKRVTANNLETFGFIMFLLIFAIAAAAYVWIKGCEDPQRNRYKLFLECTLILTSVVPPELPIELSLAVNTSLLSLSKLAVFCTEPFRIPFAGKVEICCFDKTGTLTSDNLVVEGVAGIGEHKDATVIPLSNAPMETVQVLASCQSLVQLDDGIVGDPLEKATLKAAEWNLTKGDAVVPKKGKSPGLKIVHRNHFSSALKRMSVVAGYQVNERGFIETHYISSVKGAPETVKSMLKEVPSHYDHVHLTLSRRGARVLALGYRNLGKLSSQEIRDLSREDVESDLTFVGFVIISCPLKSDSKKAISEIIHASHSVVMITGDNPLTACHVAKELKFTQKSDVLILSENNDGWKWKSINEKVELPVQPFKTPKEFTSKYELCITGEGLTFLNQYHHKFLLGIIPYIKVFARFAPKQKEFVIVTLKSLGYVTLMCGDGTNDVGALKHADVGVAILANAPERPKEKREERRPEPVPPRRLPPALNARAEARAEAMRKAMQELEEEDQPQIVRLGDASVAAPFTSRLSSIMSICHIIKQGRCTLVTTLQMFKILALNALILAYSQSVLYLDGIKFSDTQATLQSLLLASCFLFISRSKPLTKLSKQRPLPNIFNMYTIVTVLAQFAVHFLCLIYLVREATLRSPERDTKPKLDMDLAEDEDRVFTPDLLNSTVYIISMALQVSTFAINYRGEPFMEGLKDNKPLLFSVLLSGGTVLALATGAVPDLTNAFEIVYFPPDYRVILVQVLIADMLFAYLVDRACLWLFGDARVSTIS